One window of Podarcis raffonei isolate rPodRaf1 chromosome 15, rPodRaf1.pri, whole genome shotgun sequence genomic DNA carries:
- the LOC128403074 gene encoding claudin-2-like, with the protein MPSIASLPSTKADLPPQAHVGSFPVRLLCRVSCVQLAAFLLAVLGCLMSICSTSANLDWRVWQVDKIMGSNQQGIVGIGIWGACSARRVTMKKTNMICIPLNNEESLPAEIIVAQDLMPMASVANAVTVLWMAFALCNIFEPGKDENFIDTFFSIGGRIELAAGTCVLISISWNFHSVLRNEGIPLPGVLGVSPIPTEQHAGMAIYIGFLAAASQLLSGTLVLGEKYFWKMSEINTSKPKFVNDPESVTDTENPKLRMKCRQHFSSVTLECEEEKPPIWRRYQSHIKTENMPGSLAIWLRNGSRPVTGFF; encoded by the coding sequence ATGCCTTCTATCGCCAGCCTTCCCAGCACTAAAGCGGATCTTCCACCCCAGGCGCATGTTGGGTCCTTCCCAGTCCGCCTCTTGTGCAGGGTGTCCTGCGTGCAACTAGCTGCCTTTCTCCTGGCTGTCCTGGGCTGCCTAATGAGCATCTGCTCCACATCTGCCAACCTTGACTGGAGAGTGTGGCAAGTAGACAAAATCATGGGCAGCAACCAGCAGGGCATTGTGGGCATTGGCATCTGGGGTGCCTGTTCTGCCAGAAGAGTTACTATGAAGAAAACCAACATGATATGTATACCATTGAACAATGAGGAGTCTCTGCCAGCTGAAATCATTGTGGCCCAGGACTTGATGCCAATGGCCTCAGTGGCCAATGCGGTGACTGTTCTTTGGATGGCCTTTGCTCTATGCAACATCTTTGAGCCGGGAAAAGACGAGAATTTCATTGATACCTTCTTTTCAATTGGAGGAAGGATAGAGTTGGCAGCAGGTACTTGTGTACTGATTTCCATTTCATGGAATTTTCATTCTGTATTAAGAAACGAAGGAATTCCGCTTCCGGGGGTTTTGGGAGTGTCTCCGATTCCCACAGAACAACATGCTGGAATGGCCATCTATATTGGGTTTCTTGCTGCAGCTTCGCAGCTGTTAAGCGGAACTCTGGTTCTGggtgaaaaatatttttggaaaatGAGTGAAATAAACACTTCCAAGCCAAAATTTGTAAACGACCCAGAAAGTGTTACAGACACTGAAAACCCAAAGCTGAGGATGAAATGCAGACAGCACTTCTCTTCTGTGACACTGGAATGTGAAGAAGAAAAGCCCCCTATCTGGCGGAGATATCAAAGTCATATTAAAACGGAAAATATGCCAGGCTCACTAGCAATATGGCTAAGGAACGGTTCCCGTCCTGTGACTGGCTTTTTTTAA